A genomic window from Bacillus mesophilus includes:
- a CDS encoding sigma-70 family RNA polymerase sigma factor produces MERFLQEDVLDHFEKEEFTIDYIIKEYGQNILWLAYSYVKDRTLAEDITQDVFVNCYKNIHKFRGDSSIKTWLYRITGNRCKDVMRSWSYRGKKMNEYLFDHHISPGRDPEQEMMDKFEDRSLSLKVLSLPVKYREVIFLYYFEEYTIDELSDLLRINPNTVKSRLHRGRNLLKEMYEKDGESYGK; encoded by the coding sequence ATGGAAAGATTTTTACAAGAAGATGTTCTTGATCACTTTGAGAAAGAAGAATTTACAATAGATTATATTATAAAAGAATATGGTCAAAACATACTCTGGCTCGCCTATAGTTACGTAAAGGATCGAACCTTAGCTGAAGATATTACACAGGATGTCTTTGTTAATTGCTATAAGAACATACATAAGTTTAGAGGTGACTCTAGTATAAAAACGTGGCTTTACCGGATTACCGGAAACCGCTGTAAAGACGTCATGAGGTCGTGGAGTTATCGAGGTAAAAAAATGAACGAATATTTGTTTGATCACCATATTTCACCAGGTCGAGATCCGGAACAGGAAATGATGGATAAATTTGAAGATAGAAGTTTATCTTTGAAAGTGCTCTCTCTTCCAGTCAAATATCGTGAAGTCATCTTTCTTTATTATTTTGAAGAATACACCATCGATGAACTCAGTGATTTACTAAGAATTAATCCTAATACAGTTAAAAGCAGGCTTCATAGAGGTCGTAACTTACTTAAAGAAATGTATGAAAAGGACGGTGAATCGTATGGAAAATAA
- a CDS encoding MFS transporter — MTLLLLLIIYLAFISLGLPDSLLGAAWPLMQKDFGVPLETAGILFMTIAGGTIVSSIVSGKVIKRFGTGKVTFFSGLLTASALLGMYVAPSIIWMGVWSILLGFGAGAVDTALNNYVANHYKAHHMSWLHSFWGVGATLGPVIIMAGFMLGDGAWRNGYLTIAIIQFILAAILLISLPLWNNASNNREGGLSENTETLDDEPSREHTKPLHIKGVKLSLLTFLFYCGVETTVGLWGSSYLVNVKELSAATAAQWVSFYWGGLTIGRFLTGFVTFKMSNTMLIRLGQIIALVGAALLILPLPTTVSLVGFIMVGFGFAPIYPSMLHETPARFGKTHSQTIMGYQMAVAYTGGTFIPPTLGLIASHTTIGIFPFFIVIFIIGMLLSSERLIALLRKRASVFN; from the coding sequence ATGACACTATTACTTTTACTAATCATTTATTTAGCATTTATAAGTCTAGGATTACCAGATTCACTATTAGGAGCAGCTTGGCCCCTGATGCAAAAGGATTTTGGTGTACCGCTAGAGACAGCTGGAATCCTTTTTATGACCATCGCAGGAGGCACCATTGTTTCAAGTATTGTTAGTGGAAAAGTAATAAAACGATTTGGAACGGGGAAGGTCACGTTTTTTAGTGGCTTACTGACGGCTAGTGCTTTACTAGGTATGTATGTTGCTCCATCGATCATTTGGATGGGGGTATGGTCGATCCTTCTTGGATTTGGTGCTGGAGCTGTCGATACCGCATTAAACAATTATGTTGCGAACCATTATAAAGCACACCATATGAGCTGGTTACATAGTTTCTGGGGTGTAGGAGCTACCTTGGGTCCTGTTATCATCATGGCTGGGTTTATGTTAGGAGATGGTGCCTGGAGAAACGGTTATCTTACAATCGCTATCATTCAGTTCATATTAGCAGCGATCCTTTTAATTTCCTTACCATTGTGGAATAATGCTTCGAACAACAGAGAGGGTGGTCTATCTGAAAATACGGAAACGCTCGATGATGAACCTTCTCGTGAACATACAAAACCTTTGCATATTAAAGGTGTGAAGCTATCCCTGTTGACGTTCCTGTTTTATTGCGGGGTCGAGACAACAGTGGGACTATGGGGAAGTAGCTATCTCGTGAATGTAAAGGAATTATCAGCAGCAACAGCGGCACAGTGGGTTTCATTCTACTGGGGAGGCCTAACGATTGGTAGATTCTTAACTGGTTTTGTTACGTTTAAAATGAGTAACACGATGCTCATTCGATTAGGACAAATCATAGCACTAGTGGGTGCCGCACTCCTGATCCTACCATTGCCAACTACGGTTTCTCTTGTAGGCTTTATCATGGTCGGATTTGGATTTGCACCCATTTATCCATCTATGTTACATGAAACACCAGCTCGTTTTGGTAAAACGCACTCCCAGACGATTATGGGCTATCAAATGGCTGTAGCTTATACAGGTGGTACCTTTATCCCACCTACTCTTGGCTTGATTGCATCCCATACAACAATAGGAATCTTCCCGTTTTTTATCGTTATCTTTATTATCGGAATGCTGCTTAGCTCAGAACGATTAATTGCATTATTAAGAAAGCGTGCCTCAGTTTTTAATTAA
- a CDS encoding DUF4030 domain-containing protein codes for MENKLKNLKQSMTTTVLSEIEFDRSLEMKIKKRMLSEKDPVKGWKFKPVALAVAIPGFLLTVFFLSANVSPTVASVIEKIPYLNTMFTHPSMEEKLAAPLLEKGIDLKGINVRAFENDVLVVISGSDDYLKEVKSDVIHTVKEALSVEGHSDYDVTVQAFAEPHQELTDEMILELKNQHFNIISLYVNTDGNGKEFIQVEVPHTEMQEGLIKEIVLGVAKEHDAEINSVQVKKIDVAKMQQDNRWAVEIVSPLSEQMKNEQFKVKSVGYTLDPSPTLIIQSSVSSSELDSKNYSLELEKRITEMLESDEMKDSLKGDSYKIEIYSKEGTKLN; via the coding sequence ATGGAAAATAAATTGAAAAATCTTAAACAAAGCATGACAACGACCGTTTTATCTGAAATCGAATTTGATCGTTCACTTGAAATGAAGATTAAGAAAAGAATGTTAAGTGAAAAAGATCCTGTAAAAGGGTGGAAGTTTAAACCGGTGGCTTTGGCTGTGGCAATTCCCGGATTCCTATTAACCGTGTTCTTCTTATCAGCAAATGTTTCACCAACTGTTGCGAGTGTCATAGAAAAAATTCCCTATCTAAACACTATGTTCACACATCCAAGCATGGAAGAAAAATTGGCTGCTCCTCTACTAGAAAAGGGAATTGACCTAAAAGGAATTAATGTAAGAGCTTTTGAAAATGATGTGTTAGTTGTTATTTCCGGTTCAGACGATTATCTCAAAGAAGTGAAGAGTGATGTGATTCATACGGTAAAAGAAGCCCTAAGTGTAGAAGGACATAGTGATTATGATGTAACGGTTCAGGCATTCGCAGAACCTCATCAAGAATTAACGGATGAGATGATCCTAGAGTTGAAAAACCAACACTTCAATATAATATCCCTCTATGTGAATACAGACGGGAATGGTAAGGAATTTATTCAAGTCGAGGTCCCACATACAGAAATGCAAGAGGGTTTAATAAAAGAGATTGTACTAGGTGTAGCAAAGGAACATGATGCGGAAATAAATAGTGTCCAAGTCAAAAAAATAGACGTAGCGAAAATGCAGCAAGACAATCGATGGGCCGTTGAAATTGTCTCACCATTGTCCGAGCAAATGAAAAATGAACAATTTAAGGTGAAAAGCGTTGGATACACGCTTGATCCATCTCCAACCCTAATCATTCAATCATCTGTGTCTTCTTCAGAACTAGATAGCAAGAACTATAGCCTTGAATTAGAAAAAAGAATAACTGAAATGCTAGAATCAGATGAGATGAAGGATAGCCTGAAAGGGGACTCTTACAAAATAGAAATCTATAGTAAAGAGGGAACAAAACTGAATTAA